The sequence TTTCtcgatacaaaataaaactaatttctaTTATTGTCTAAATAGAACGTAcaagtttgatttaaattataaacttatataaaataaagattaaaatacaCTAACAAAGggcagtttaaaaaatattaacgtaaAGGAACGTTTTCATTATTTGatacgttaaaaataaatacacgtagattaatgtaaatataaccACTGAAAATATTCtgctgtaaaaattattatttcattgtttttgtaaaattaatttcacatttattttctattttaaatatatttttagttaccGGAACGAACgcaattaatgaattaaataacttttataattcattacgttatttgtacaaataataaaaaatataactttcttattttcacacgtaagtaaacaaaataaatgattatcaaaaatatatttataataaagtattttgtacgctgtaaaattataagagtggaaaaataatttactattatttaaatagcaaattaattagaaaacaaaataatatttctattatattcaataaaattacgaacacaaaacatttttgaatcaAAGAAATGTTATGTGTTGAAGATGATTCTTATTcaagtaaaatattcaaaaacatgaaaaaaataacgaagaGAAAAtctttttccgaaataattacgtatttttgtacatgaaagtatatattaacaagttgaataaataattaaataaaatataaaaaaaaactattaaaaaaaaactttaatattcaaGCAAATCAAATcttcattttataacatttctctgactaatttaaaataaaaaaagaaatctacaGCCGGTTTTATTTGGAGTGTACCAGATTGAGGAACTCCTCCCTGGTCTTCGGGTCATCTCTGAAGACGCCCAGCATGGTCGATGTAACTGTCTTACTGTTGATCTTCTGAACTCCGCGCATCACCATACACATGTGTctgaaaagtttaaattaaataaaacaacaatctAGAAACCGAATTCTAATCCTCTCCTCCCTCTTACCATTTTCTCATAAGGAGGGGATTGGAAGGGCAAATGAATTTGACAGAAGAAAAGATGTTTAAAATGGAAATACCCtctttatgtacttttttcatcatcatcatttccTTTTCCCTACGTAATTACAAGAGAGCATGCGTTAGCGCAGCATGATCTCTTGTAATCTCTTTCTCATCTCTTTCAGACATCTCTATTAGACGTCATattcactcccttcttacgcatatcttcTTTCAcaccatccatactttcttcggtCTTTTTTGTGACTTACACTCCCTCAATAACGACGGCGACGCCCGCCGGTCTGACCGCCTGAGTGACAGCGATGGCAATCTGCTTTGTGAGACGCTCCTGCACTTGTAGTCGCCGGGAGAAGATCTCTACAATTCTGCAATTAgaacattatattagaatAGCAATTTCACAACAAGAAAGGTTTTCCTTCTCTACATCGATCTATCTTCCGTTATTTCaatgaattgaaaatttacaaacaatgTAAGTCGTACTGGGGTCACAGGAGAGGTAGGGTGGGGCAGTTCCCCCCGTCTCCGagaattaaaaatgcaaaatagATATGAAAATTACTTCGAATAAGACCATATTAATGGTAGCTTCCTACCCTCCTAAGACCCAGACTAGATTATCGGCTGACGATGCTCAGAGTAAAAAGAaatcattgtttattaaatacaaaaattacactGTTCGAAAAAACTGAACCATTAACAATTAATGACTCAAaatggataaaataaataacaaaagaataatgAAATCTAACTTTAACTATATAAAAGGTATTGAacatttgtaaacattttgtaatttaggACTTTTAGGAGTGTCTAGTAAATCTATTCGTAGTGCTATATTAAGGCTTTGTTTCTGCAACTATCACGTTATAGAAGTACGtcaaaatatctgtattttCACACTTACTCATACTAACAATAGTGCATTTACCTTGCGAGCTTGCTGAGGCCAAGTATTTTGCCTTGAGGCAGGTAACCGATAGAAACCTTGCCATAGAATGGGACCAAGTGGTGTTCGCACATCGAGAACATTTCAATATCCTTCACGACCACCATCTCGTCTGTGTCTTCGTCGAATATCGCATTGTTTAGGACCTCTGcgagagaaaaaaatacttattactaaaatcattttaacagattttttaaattaaatttgcttttaaaGTTTGCTTTATTACACCGTGATACTCAGTTCTATTGTAATATGActcgatttatttattatatcaaaagtggtgtaatccatccatccaaatatagTGGCTTGAAATATAATACCAGTCGCTGAACTCGTAACTAACCACATGCCGGcaaaaagtttgaattttataatacctTCCAAACTCTGGTCGTAGCCTTTAGTAAAGAACAGCATCGCCTTTGCTGCTCTCTCTGGCGTCTTCAGCAGACCCTGTCTCTCTGGATCCTCACCCAGGCctggaaaataaaacaaatctaattaattgctttttttaataggATAACATTCTAAATGAGCGGTTACCTGATTTTGCTAAAATAGCGAAATAAACACTAGCTATAGACATCAGCAACAAATTCAAAggttgcagatgcattgcctacagaaattaaatattttgattctCTTTCCACCAATccattatctattaaaaaatctgGGAAGGGGAAAAGAACTAGAATTGGTCTCTGGCAAACACACTCTTTAGTGAAAACGCGGATAAAGTCTGCAATCATCTGATGTCTTCTGTGTGTTTAATTTCCAGGTCTTTAACAGCAGTAGCTGTTACAGACCTGGAAATTTGTTTGTGTAGCTAATGCTGCGGTATCtaccaattttaaaaagctaAATTACCTGTGAGTAGAAGTCTGTATGAGTTAGCCATGTCGGGCAAGAGAGCCTCTCTGGTAGGCGGCCTGTGGTCCAGCTCCAAGTCATGGTGGAAGGTGCAGTTCTCATGACCTGATGACAAAAGATAAACTCAGTGTTATTAATATCATAGACATcgttaatagaaaaaaacgaaatacCTGATTGACTCAGGGTAAGAATACGTATCAAATTACACCTTACTCGTTAAAATCATATCAGTCGTTTCAACTATATGAGGttactatataaattacatacaacCCAAGTACATATACATCATTACATGAACGActccctgaagatggaccccagacgggtccatcttcagggcgagtgtttattttgaggaaTTCGCGGTCGCGTCACATCTCGAGTGCgagaaactagtcggtgccatCACCGGAcaatcacacgtgagttaagacgttcttaattaatttattactatgtctcacgaaagtttaaacaaataaacgaATAGAACTTAAAATCCTAAAGAaatctttgtctttttttaaatctcaatACGAAAACTGTGTAACTTCAACATCCTCAATTGAATCCTAGATGTCATAGAGCTAGGGTTGTCAATACTTCTGGTTTAACTGAAGTTTTCGAATTTCACGATTTACTACAGATGTGACATGAACGTCTTAAAGTCTATGGATGGTAAGAACTAACCAACAATCGGCCATCAAAAATCACCATATGTCGTTTTTTTCGTCATACCTAAGGATGACTTTTTTCTGTTCTTTCTTTTCGTCGTTCACTAATGATCAAGggttgatatttatttatattttttatgtcagTTTTCTggtctatatttattaaatgttggCAACCCTACGGACCCCTAGCTCTTCAATCACGTTCACACTTCCACAACGAAACAATATCACCTTCAATCATTTTACTCTACCAAATACTTAAACTATAGTCCGATAAACCAATCTGACCCGGTGACAACACATGACATAAGAAGACAGCTACCACAAGCCTTTTGAGATACTATTTACTTGATCCATATGAAATTGTTATGGCCATTGGGCTAGATAATTTCGTGGCACTATAACTAGTGTTCTTCCAACAAAATGGCTACAATTTATCCCAAATCAATACCTgagtcttaaaaaaaaagtttgtttctataaaataatttattttttattatcttaacgttatattttgatagtctgttgttaaatttaatgcgTAATTATCAGTACATGTAAAGactaaaaagattaaaaaatcgtTAATAGTCAACTCgattaattgttaaaacaataaaaaaatgtgtgtaaaaaaacaagtaattaCAAACAGAACCTTTTTGTTACGTAGCAACTAtgtcaacaaaaacaaataacatatgTAGAGAAGCAAGTATTACTAAAGATATGTTCTGCGCAGATATATGTGGACACATATAGATGGAGTGTTTAATACTTAGACGTGTAATGGAGAGTCAGTTTTGTAACGtaattttttactgtattaaGGGAATTTATTCCAATAAAAGGAGGCTTTTTCGTCTCACATTTGTGCTCCAGATTAGGTATTTATTCTTACTAtctttactaatgttataaatgggaaagtaactctgtctgtctttCTTGCTTTTACGCCAAAACTAATgtaccgatttaaatgaaatttggtacactaATAGTCTAACCTATGAAAGGTCATCGgctttaacgcgaaaaaagggttataaggGATTGAATGTGGGGGTGTGTTTCACttagaaacttattttttaggctattaatttgataaaagtttttccttttaagcgtgcaaaataacaataggtaATCGGggattaaaatttgtatggaactATGTAAAGTTATGTGaattttttgtaagtttaatgtgttttattagaatattttataatatgaaataaaacaattagactgagtcattaaaaatgataaccgaagacagtatttcacgcggaaaTCGCGGCTAAAACTATTAGGTTAtaaaactgtgttttcttCTAAGCAAATAAGAGCTTCCTAGCATCATATGAACACATTTACCCTCAcacagaataatttaattattttacgattaaacaatgtaaataaataaataataatttctatctGTTTTTCTCATATGCGTTCATATACCACTGGACAGATTTGAATTGAAACTTTGGTCTGAATCTTTTGTACCTTAAGAAAGGGTTACATAGATTTTATGTGACTTTATTTTGACTTTCGCATTGCAAAACATGTCGGGTTTAGgtaccaaaaaatattacttttgaaCATTAATCGgagtgatttattaaaattataaatgcttatATTGCGTAAAAGAGGATGTATGACAGGCCAGATATGAcgactgatagagatgtatggaaggatgtatggatgtatcaATGAGAAGGACGTAATGACGATAATCAAACGATTATCTACAGAATCTTATAACAATACGTTTTGTATATTCAGTCAGGTCTTTATCGTTTGGATTAAAAAGGTTGAGGTTAACTACGTTTGTGCACGAAACGTGTTTTtgctaaatttttttaactacgggattttttatctgtacataatgcattttataataaagttatcatttaggttatgtttttttgtgtaattcgGTCAATGTTGCACTtgtttatatagtttttatcgTACATATTTCCTTCTACGTCTCATATACTTAATACATaaagcattttaattaagaacagTAGGCACAggtcatatctatatatataaaagaaagttgtgttagttacaccatttataactcaagaacggctgaattgatttgactgaaaattggtgggcaagtagcttagaaccaggaataggacataggataatttttaccccgtcttcttttttttttctgcgcggacggagtcgcgggaaaaagctagtattagatAAGATGAACGTTACTATGTAATAcctatcacgaatatttgtgagaattaccttcgtatcgtcatcgttaattatgtcaaaattagtatgagttTTTGGTATAATTTCCGCTGCACAAATTTGTGAATTGGTGAAGaggtcacaaatattcgtgctaggtccactgaacgactcaacagatcgGTGTGAAATTAGCAACAAAGATAAATGAGCCTGGAGTAGCACAAAGGTtatcaatttagttttttttaaactaaatgcGCCTAAAATCTAAAGTCATGTCACGTCAGATCAAAATTTGAACTTTGATGGACAAATTCTTGATTTTTAGATTCGTTCATATCTCTAATGAATAACGAtggattaaaaacattaaatttttcgtAGTTATTTTTCCATGTCATAAGTTGAATTCATAATAATTGTagattaaaactattaaagtattaattaaaaatcaataaatccGAGAAAGAATACAAATGAATGAAACTTCATTCGTTAAAATCGGAGAACGTGGaacttacataaaaaacatcaCCCTTGTAAATCAGTCGGGTCATACCAAGGtcgtgtaatttatatttatttattctgtaaaatttaatttttttttaaatagccagtgttgaatttaaacattttacgattttttacTGCGAccataaatgcataatatcgTAAcaagtataattaataaactacaataaaaatatgtacactgcagtaaaaaaacaattatgataa comes from Papilio machaon chromosome 27, ilPapMach1.1, whole genome shotgun sequence and encodes:
- the LOC106709625 gene encoding GTP cyclohydrolase 1 isoform X2, whose product is MKELTVSTSQCLEQNGSRIIAKNGKKSDNGHENCTFHHDLELDHRPPTREALLPDMANSYRLLLTGLGEDPERQGLLKTPERAAKAMLFFTKGYDQSLEEVLNNAIFDEDTDEMVVVKDIEMFSMCEHHLVPFYGKVSIGYLPQGKILGLSKLARIVEIFSRRLQVQERLTKQIAIAVTQAVRPAGVAVVIEGVHMCMVMRGVQKINSKTVTSTMLGVFRDDPKTREEFLNLVHSK
- the LOC106709625 gene encoding GTP cyclohydrolase 1 isoform X1, whose protein sequence is MATVNGKDLNMEQPAVPPSSLIRRVSSRSIRNSISEDKENGVDNNSKGSFVSKYKKAPEAFKSFHLNDVDNELEVPGTPMTPRTSTTPGHENCTFHHDLELDHRPPTREALLPDMANSYRLLLTGLGEDPERQGLLKTPERAAKAMLFFTKGYDQSLEEVLNNAIFDEDTDEMVVVKDIEMFSMCEHHLVPFYGKVSIGYLPQGKILGLSKLARIVEIFSRRLQVQERLTKQIAIAVTQAVRPAGVAVVIEGVHMCMVMRGVQKINSKTVTSTMLGVFRDDPKTREEFLNLVHSK